In Vibrio bathopelagicus, one DNA window encodes the following:
- a CDS encoding arginine deiminase-related protein — MLNLHKKSLHITNVQNANCVVMVPPKEFKFNEETARDNEFQNRVNLTEAEVKLETMAEFKTMVASLRKEGVQVVEFDYPELGVETPDAVFPNNWFSTCGDGSLFTFPMACENRQHEVKPHALIEALEASGRIVNHSESMESYVAQGSYLESTGVMVIDHINKTIYAALSQRCDREVLEDYAKRIGYSRVVSFQTALPSGQPIYHTNVMMAIGDNFCVICDEVIPEFERRFVVKSLAKDKQVISISIDQMNRFCGNILQLETVNGDKVIAMSQSAYDAFSPAQLAQLSTHGKLLPFNVKTIEDIGGGSVRCMLGEVFLPTRVNLL; from the coding sequence ATGTTAAACCTACACAAAAAATCACTTCATATTACTAATGTTCAAAACGCCAATTGCGTTGTTATGGTGCCGCCAAAAGAATTTAAATTTAACGAAGAAACTGCACGTGATAACGAGTTTCAAAACAGAGTCAATCTGACCGAAGCTGAGGTTAAGCTAGAAACGATGGCCGAGTTTAAGACTATGGTCGCTTCGTTGCGTAAAGAAGGTGTGCAAGTTGTAGAGTTTGATTATCCAGAATTAGGCGTAGAAACGCCCGATGCCGTATTCCCAAACAACTGGTTCAGTACTTGTGGTGATGGCAGTTTATTCACTTTCCCTATGGCCTGTGAAAACCGTCAACATGAAGTTAAGCCACATGCTCTTATTGAAGCGCTAGAGGCGTCTGGTCGTATTGTAAACCATAGTGAGTCTATGGAGTCGTACGTTGCTCAAGGTTCTTATCTAGAGAGCACTGGTGTGATGGTGATAGACCATATCAATAAGACGATCTATGCTGCGCTTTCTCAGCGTTGTGATCGTGAAGTGTTAGAAGACTATGCGAAGCGTATTGGTTATTCACGCGTGGTTTCTTTCCAAACGGCATTACCGTCGGGTCAGCCGATTTACCACACCAATGTGATGATGGCGATTGGCGATAACTTCTGCGTGATTTGTGATGAAGTGATTCCAGAATTTGAGCGCCGCTTTGTGGTGAAATCCCTTGCTAAAGACAAGCAGGTTATCTCTATCTCGATCGATCAGATGAACCGATTCTGCGGCAACATTCTGCAACTGGAAACAGTGAATGGCGATAAGGTAATCGCGATGTCTCAATCGGCTTACGATGCATTCTCTCCCGCTCAGTTAGCTCAGCTTTCGACACACGGAAAGCTACTACCATTTAACGTGAAAACGATCGAAGACATCGGTGGTGGTTCGGTGCGATGCATGTTGGGTGAGGTGTTCTTGCCAACGCGAGTTAATCTCCTGTAG
- a CDS encoding esterase/lipase family protein — protein sequence MNNKNKHIVLIHGLYMPALIMQYLDRNFKKRGFTTHKFAYNSLRFPSAAKRLNRFVNARFNEYDEVYFFGHSLGGLLIRHYFKFYQPDFADTCIITAGTPHNGATIAKTLSNHGLGFIFGSSKMILSDGLGDYDIDVPIGVITGTYDAGVGRIVLGRNPGDGTVTLEDANLRGATDTCALKLNHTALVYSKEVVALSTQFIEHRAFKSAS from the coding sequence ATGAATAATAAAAACAAACATATAGTTTTGATTCATGGTCTATATATGCCTGCGTTGATCATGCAATATCTGGATAGAAATTTCAAAAAACGTGGCTTTACAACGCACAAGTTTGCCTACAACTCGCTGCGTTTTCCTTCTGCAGCCAAACGTCTCAATCGCTTCGTGAATGCTCGTTTTAATGAGTATGATGAGGTCTATTTCTTCGGCCACTCTCTTGGTGGCTTGCTCATTCGTCACTACTTTAAGTTCTACCAACCCGACTTTGCAGACACCTGCATCATTACCGCTGGCACGCCACACAATGGCGCGACTATCGCTAAAACACTGTCGAATCATGGCCTTGGCTTTATATTTGGTTCGAGCAAAATGATCTTAAGCGATGGCTTGGGTGACTACGATATTGATGTGCCAATTGGCGTAATTACGGGTACCTACGACGCTGGTGTTGGACGTATCGTATTGGGCCGAAACCCAGGTGATGGCACAGTCACTCTCGAAGACGCCAACCTGAGAGGTGCGACAGATACTTGCGCCCTCAAGCTTAATCACACCGCGCTTGTGTACTCTAAGGAAGTGGTCGCACTCTCAACTCAGTTCATCGAACACAGGGCTTTTAAGAGCGCTTCATAG
- a CDS encoding helix-turn-helix domain-containing protein, translating to MINWLQSPKSSVVAQYIDCYWLIEKTPDAQTHQYPKLNPDPSAHLILSPNEQSYHYTIEQQVDQGIGSHLLLPHHKAIELDHSKPFIHLGIKFHVGALYSLNIPDCPHSSLDCVNPIDLANLLGNPKADAMSLIKLAQTNFEACCQQLDSLLLPWLSTGKTDRHSELTHKVLEVLSTTPIAELGDKLFCSQRTLERSFNKVTGLTLKQCQSMNNLEAMLEYLYKRNCEDIDWIDVAYQFGFSDQPHLIRYLKKTIGLTPNTYAKEGGLTIDVYGGVRSE from the coding sequence ATGATCAATTGGTTACAGTCTCCGAAATCCTCAGTTGTTGCTCAATACATTGATTGCTATTGGTTGATCGAGAAGACGCCTGATGCTCAAACTCATCAGTATCCCAAGCTTAACCCTGATCCTTCAGCACATTTGATTCTATCTCCAAACGAGCAGTCTTATCACTACACAATAGAGCAACAAGTCGATCAAGGGATTGGCAGCCATTTGCTGTTGCCGCACCATAAAGCGATTGAACTGGACCACTCGAAGCCGTTTATTCATTTGGGTATCAAGTTTCATGTTGGCGCCTTGTACTCGTTAAATATTCCGGACTGCCCGCACTCCAGCCTAGACTGTGTTAACCCTATCGATCTCGCCAATTTGTTAGGTAATCCAAAGGCTGATGCCATGTCGCTGATCAAGCTCGCTCAAACTAACTTTGAAGCCTGTTGTCAGCAATTGGATAGTTTGCTGCTGCCTTGGCTATCGACAGGTAAAACAGACAGACACAGCGAACTCACCCACAAGGTGTTAGAAGTGCTTAGCACAACACCGATTGCAGAGCTCGGCGACAAACTGTTTTGCTCGCAACGAACTTTAGAGAGAAGCTTCAACAAGGTGACAGGACTGACATTGAAACAGTGCCAATCGATGAACAACCTCGAGGCGATGCTCGAATACTTGTATAAACGAAATTGTGAAGACATTGATTGGATAGACGTCGCCTACCAGTTTGGATTTAGCGACCAGCCACACCTAATTCGCTACCTTAAGAAAACCATCGGATTAACGCCGAATACCTATGCCAAAGAAGGTGGCTTAACGATTGATGTGTATGGTGGAGTAAGATCGGAGTAA
- a CDS encoding GNAT family N-acetyltransferase: protein MLDIKKITTLSDLSELKTAYFSDSTTPLDGMWHFGFVPVSDHYGFYEDDTLMGYCVLNGEGYLLQFFLAPTASANIADLFTLIIENNSSVIGDVKGAFVSTAEPQYLSLCMDNTGSFKVNSLMYRQDQEANSSRNSGRIEDIEMTLATEEQLDKLVEFASSAIGAPKEWLTGYYGNLIARQELWGYWESDSILATGECRKFDEHQTQFADLGMIVAQAERGKGLATRVLNFLTQHANSQGLEAMCSTESSNIGAQKAIARAGLSSKNRILQFDFS from the coding sequence ATGTTAGACATCAAAAAAATCACAACACTTAGCGACTTAAGCGAACTTAAAACGGCTTACTTTTCTGATTCAACAACCCCACTTGATGGCATGTGGCACTTCGGCTTTGTACCAGTGTCAGACCATTACGGCTTTTACGAAGACGACACGCTTATGGGCTATTGCGTGTTGAATGGTGAAGGCTACTTGCTTCAGTTTTTCCTAGCACCAACAGCCAGCGCGAATATTGCCGACTTGTTCACCTTAATCATCGAAAACAACAGCTCTGTGATTGGTGATGTTAAAGGCGCATTCGTGAGCACGGCAGAGCCGCAATACTTGTCACTATGCATGGATAACACCGGTTCATTTAAAGTGAACTCATTGATGTATCGCCAAGACCAAGAAGCTAACTCTAGTCGTAATTCGGGTCGTATTGAAGACATCGAGATGACTCTCGCGACGGAAGAGCAACTCGATAAGCTAGTGGAATTTGCTTCATCAGCGATTGGCGCACCAAAAGAGTGGCTCACTGGTTACTACGGTAATTTGATTGCCCGCCAGGAGCTATGGGGCTACTGGGAAAGCGACAGTATTCTTGCTACAGGAGAGTGCCGTAAATTCGATGAACACCAAACGCAGTTTGCAGACTTGGGTATGATTGTCGCGCAAGCAGAACGTGGAAAAGGCTTAGCAACACGCGTGCTGAACTTTCTAACACAACACGCCAACAGCCAAGGTTTGGAAGCGATGTGTTCTACAGAAAGCAGCAACATTGGTGCGCAGAAAGCGATCGCTCGTGCTGGTTTGTCATCGAAAAACCGAATCCTACAGTTCGATTTTAGCTAG
- a CDS encoding phosphoethanolamine transferase — translation MNLPSLNMSINKLPFVLAVYYLLIINIPLSLELFSIVQASKSESIAFLISIPIFFLAAFNFIFQVFNWPIFSKPFFILLLVTSTLVSYSMFNYGIFVDYGMIENVFETNSGEAASYISGHSILWLLAMGGIPSIILLVTKLEKESWKDFFVWKSIGLLSSLIVIAIIAGLFYKDYVSIGRNNSHIKKMIIPTEYVASTVKYINNTYIKEPIPYQELGLDAKQTTQAQAATKPTLLVFVLGETARVYNYQYHGYERETNAYTKPYNPIFFSDVQSCGTATAVSVPCMFSNMNRSNYDRDKAYNQDNVVDIMNRAGIHSIWREHDGGDKAVAHRIKEMTLVAKDSDPLCNNDVCYDTAMLENFEQDTQDLTQNSIIFYHISGSHGPTYFERYPEEHKKFTPDCARADIENCTKAEVVNTYDNTILYTDFFLSQAMQKLEKLTDKYNVALMYVSDHGESLGENGVYLHGMPYSLAPKEQTHVPMIMWMSDGFAAEKGISDTCLRKAGKEQSFSHDNLFDSLLGLMDVQTKEYRASQDIFAPCR, via the coding sequence ATGAACCTTCCAAGCTTAAACATGTCGATAAACAAGCTGCCTTTTGTGTTGGCTGTGTATTATCTGCTTATCATCAACATCCCTCTCTCCCTCGAACTGTTTAGTATTGTTCAGGCATCAAAGTCTGAAAGTATCGCGTTTCTTATATCCATCCCTATCTTCTTCCTTGCTGCCTTCAATTTCATCTTCCAAGTCTTTAATTGGCCGATATTCTCTAAGCCGTTTTTCATCTTATTGCTAGTTACTTCAACACTCGTCAGCTACAGCATGTTTAACTACGGCATATTCGTCGATTACGGCATGATAGAGAACGTCTTCGAAACCAATAGCGGTGAAGCTGCAAGCTATATCAGTGGTCACTCGATCTTATGGTTACTTGCGATGGGCGGCATTCCATCAATCATCTTGTTGGTTACCAAACTTGAAAAAGAGTCTTGGAAAGATTTCTTTGTCTGGAAATCGATTGGACTACTCTCTTCCTTGATCGTTATTGCGATTATTGCCGGACTTTTCTATAAGGATTACGTATCGATTGGTCGTAATAACTCGCACATCAAAAAGATGATTATTCCGACCGAGTACGTGGCATCAACGGTCAAATACATCAATAATACCTACATCAAAGAGCCTATCCCCTATCAAGAATTAGGGTTAGATGCGAAGCAAACAACACAAGCCCAAGCGGCAACCAAGCCGACCTTACTGGTGTTTGTGCTTGGCGAAACCGCTCGCGTGTACAACTACCAATATCATGGCTATGAGCGTGAAACCAATGCTTATACCAAGCCTTACAACCCGATATTTTTCTCTGATGTTCAGTCGTGCGGAACAGCCACCGCCGTTTCTGTACCATGCATGTTCTCTAACATGAACCGCAGCAACTACGACCGCGACAAAGCCTACAACCAAGACAACGTGGTCGATATTATGAATCGTGCGGGAATTCACTCTATCTGGCGAGAGCACGATGGTGGAGACAAGGCGGTCGCACACCGAATCAAAGAGATGACTCTCGTCGCCAAAGACAGTGACCCCCTATGTAACAACGATGTGTGCTACGACACAGCAATGCTAGAGAACTTCGAACAAGATACTCAAGATCTCACGCAAAATAGCATCATTTTCTATCATATTTCGGGATCTCACGGGCCAACTTACTTTGAACGTTACCCTGAAGAGCACAAGAAATTCACACCTGATTGCGCTCGCGCCGACATTGAAAACTGCACCAAAGCAGAAGTGGTTAACACCTACGACAACACCATCTTGTACACGGACTTCTTTCTTTCACAAGCGATGCAAAAGCTTGAGAAACTGACCGACAAATACAACGTCGCGTTGATGTACGTGTCCGATCATGGCGAATCACTAGGAGAAAATGGCGTCTATTTACATGGCATGCCTTATTCGCTGGCACCGAAAGAGCAAACCCACGTTCCTATGATCATGTGGATGTCGGATGGCTTCGCGGCCGAGAAAGGAATCAGTGATACGTGTTTGCGTAAAGCAGGAAAGGAGCAGAGCTTTTCTCACGATAACCTGTTCGACTCCTTGCTTGGCTTGATGGACGTGCAAACCAAAGAATACCGAGCGAGCCAAGACATCTTCGCACCGTGTCGTTAG
- a CDS encoding porin family protein, whose amino-acid sequence MNKITKSALALGLISAVSLPALAAGTDGGAYIGGGLSVYQDSDTDGQGSLDSDGMGYNLYGGYQFNRIVGVELGYNDYADYKKGAAKLSPTSISLSANLGYTFDNTIRPFVLAGLSSVDLNANKSAGYDDDSGTGFHFGVGVEYTPIEHLTLRLISQADAVSVENYYIGNNSALKTEDKTLAFNSISFGGSYNF is encoded by the coding sequence ATGAACAAGATAACGAAATCAGCATTAGCACTGGGCTTAATCAGCGCAGTTTCTCTTCCAGCTTTAGCAGCAGGTACTGACGGCGGCGCTTACATTGGTGGCGGACTTAGTGTCTACCAAGATTCTGATACCGATGGTCAAGGTAGTTTAGATTCAGATGGCATGGGCTACAACCTATATGGCGGCTACCAATTCAACCGTATCGTAGGTGTGGAACTTGGCTACAACGATTACGCAGACTACAAAAAGGGTGCTGCGAAACTGTCTCCGACGTCTATTTCTTTGTCAGCAAACCTAGGTTATACGTTCGACAACACGATCCGTCCATTCGTGCTAGCAGGTTTAAGCTCTGTTGACCTAAACGCAAACAAGAGCGCTGGTTACGATGATGATAGCGGTACTGGTTTCCACTTTGGTGTCGGTGTTGAATACACGCCAATCGAACATCTAACACTACGCCTAATCTCACAAGCAGACGCTGTTAGTGTTGAAAACTACTACATTGGAAACAACAGTGCATTGAAAACTGAAGACAAAACGCTTGCCTTCAACAGCATTAGCTTCGGTGGTTCATACAACTTCTAA
- a CDS encoding hydrolase yields the protein MLMRQNTGLVIVDVQGKLARLVDDSDALIANCGKLIQGAQVLGLPIVRLEQNPEKLGDTVDELNDLLNDIKPIPKFTFNACDEPKFVEAVQAKGVDTWLVCGIEAHICVYQTAMGLLDLGYKVQVVGDCISSRTALNKDLAIRRLTDAGIQITGLEMSLYELVKDCRASEFKHILSLIR from the coding sequence ATGCTAATGAGACAAAACACAGGGTTGGTGATTGTGGACGTACAAGGCAAGCTTGCACGCCTCGTTGATGACAGCGATGCGCTGATTGCTAATTGTGGGAAGTTAATTCAAGGAGCGCAGGTTTTGGGGCTACCAATCGTTCGTTTGGAGCAGAATCCAGAAAAGCTAGGTGATACAGTCGACGAACTTAATGACTTATTGAACGATATTAAGCCGATACCGAAATTTACGTTCAACGCGTGTGATGAACCTAAATTTGTTGAGGCTGTGCAAGCCAAGGGTGTGGATACGTGGTTGGTGTGTGGCATTGAGGCTCATATTTGTGTCTATCAAACCGCAATGGGGTTGTTAGACCTTGGGTACAAGGTTCAGGTAGTTGGCGACTGTATTAGCTCGCGAACGGCACTCAACAAGGATCTGGCAATCCGTAGACTAACGGATGCTGGTATCCAAATCACAGGGTTGGAAATGAGCTTATACGAACTGGTGAAAGATTGCCGAGCCTCAGAGTTTAAACACATCCTATCCCTTATTCGTTAA
- a CDS encoding AAA family ATPase gives MNNLIVFTGGPGSGKTSVIDALKSQGYRCAPEVGRKVIQQQVEQQGNALPWLDKVAFRDEMVREELANYQVFELSEQLVFFDRSIVDSYGYSLLETLPIPQFLLNSCNELEYNSKVFIFPPWDSIFINDQERKQDFDEAIATYENMVTAYNQFGYQLVEVPKLSVEERVEFILASIDSGE, from the coding sequence TTGAATAATCTAATCGTATTTACTGGTGGACCGGGATCTGGCAAAACCTCAGTCATCGACGCTTTGAAAAGTCAGGGATATCGCTGCGCACCCGAGGTTGGGCGTAAAGTGATTCAACAACAAGTCGAGCAACAAGGGAATGCTTTGCCATGGTTAGATAAAGTGGCCTTTCGTGATGAGATGGTGCGAGAAGAGTTAGCTAATTACCAAGTTTTCGAATTGAGTGAGCAGCTGGTTTTCTTTGATAGAAGTATCGTGGATTCATATGGTTACAGCTTGTTAGAAACGCTGCCTATTCCTCAATTCTTGTTGAATAGCTGTAATGAACTTGAATACAACAGTAAGGTATTTATCTTCCCGCCATGGGATTCGATTTTCATCAATGATCAAGAACGTAAACAAGATTTCGACGAAGCGATCGCCACTTATGAAAATATGGTGACAGCCTATAATCAATTCGGCTATCAGCTGGTGGAAGTGCCCAAGTTATCTGTTGAGGAAAGAGTCGAGTTTATCTTAGCTTCAATTGACTCAGGCGAGTGA
- a CDS encoding MurR/RpiR family transcriptional regulator, translating to MSLEVDIISQITERFPALRDAEKKVAKLIMDDIDFAANASITELAESAQVSEATITRFAKAIGCSNVRDMKIKLAQTLTVGQRFILEPVDQTGYQGIYESIKQSLDINRTLFKEQDVETAVSWLHNARQIIAIGMGGGSTIASQELQHRLFRLGYPVVSYNDGLMSRMVAATADANDVMVMISATGFTPVITETAELAKQYGLKIIAITPQDTPLAKIADILLPIKHMETDFIYKPSASRYAMLALVDVLSMGIAVNHKNRSRDKLRRLKVALDSYRGGGDRQPLGD from the coding sequence TTGAGTTTAGAAGTAGATATCATTTCACAGATAACAGAGCGTTTTCCCGCTCTTCGTGATGCAGAGAAGAAAGTTGCTAAGCTAATCATGGACGACATTGATTTTGCTGCCAATGCCAGCATCACAGAGCTTGCTGAAAGTGCTCAAGTGAGTGAAGCCACCATTACGCGTTTTGCTAAGGCTATCGGCTGCAGCAACGTACGTGATATGAAGATTAAGTTGGCTCAGACACTGACAGTCGGCCAGCGTTTTATTCTCGAACCTGTTGACCAAACTGGCTATCAAGGTATCTACGAATCGATCAAGCAGAGCCTAGACATCAACCGCACTCTATTCAAAGAACAAGACGTTGAAACTGCGGTGAGCTGGCTGCATAACGCCAGACAGATCATTGCTATCGGTATGGGTGGTGGTTCGACTATCGCTTCTCAAGAGCTGCAACATCGACTGTTCCGACTGGGCTACCCGGTGGTCTCTTATAACGATGGCTTAATGTCACGCATGGTTGCCGCTACAGCAGATGCCAATGATGTGATGGTGATGATCTCAGCAACCGGTTTTACGCCAGTAATCACTGAAACTGCCGAATTAGCCAAGCAGTACGGACTTAAGATCATCGCAATTACCCCACAAGACACACCGCTGGCAAAGATTGCCGATATCTTGTTACCCATCAAGCATATGGAAACTGACTTCATCTACAAGCCGTCGGCGTCTCGCTACGCCATGTTGGCGTTGGTGGATGTGCTTTCTATGGGAATCGCAGTCAACCATAAGAACCGTTCGCGCGACAAACTGCGCCGCTTGAAGGTCGCGCTAGACTCTTACCGAGGCGGAGGCGACCGACAACCTCTTGGTGACTAA
- a CDS encoding amino acid deaminase — translation MKHSPAQENVRKYQKEGFVLTERGQKGRAISQPENGVYRLINEDISLPVAAIKQSALTNNLNWMQSFADHHQVKLSPHGKTSMTPAFFRQQLENGAWGITVATPAQAEIAAMAGAKRIIMANQLVGKTNMAIVEQLIREFDIDFYCCVDSSVNVQQLNQYFANKKQTLKVLIEFGVPGGRCGCRSPQEVLELAQTIQNSPSLSLAGIEVYEGVIHGDNAEQDIRTFLNQALASVESLTSDGLIAGQPIITGAGSAWYDVVAECLANLTDYLAIIRPGCYAIHDTGIYLDAQSKVLQRAQVNQGYACELGGDLESALEVWAYVISRPEPTKLVVGLGKRDVAFDAGLPIAERGYRNGEAISVKGLTSTAVMDQHTFVETDGSSEIEVGDMIAFSTSHPCLTFDKWRYIAISDDEHQVTHWVETCF, via the coding sequence ATGAAACATAGCCCAGCACAAGAAAATGTTAGAAAGTATCAAAAAGAAGGTTTTGTCTTAACTGAAAGAGGCCAAAAAGGGAGAGCGATATCACAACCTGAGAACGGTGTTTATCGATTGATTAACGAAGATATCTCGCTTCCTGTTGCAGCTATTAAGCAATCGGCCTTGACCAATAACTTGAATTGGATGCAGTCATTCGCCGATCACCATCAAGTTAAATTGTCGCCACACGGCAAAACATCCATGACACCTGCTTTTTTCCGCCAACAACTCGAAAATGGCGCTTGGGGTATCACGGTAGCAACCCCTGCACAGGCTGAAATTGCAGCCATGGCTGGTGCGAAAAGAATCATTATGGCCAACCAATTGGTAGGTAAAACCAACATGGCAATCGTTGAACAACTTATTCGCGAGTTCGATATCGATTTCTATTGTTGCGTGGATTCATCAGTCAACGTGCAGCAACTTAACCAATATTTCGCCAACAAAAAACAGACGCTAAAGGTACTGATCGAGTTTGGCGTACCGGGTGGTCGCTGTGGTTGTCGTTCACCGCAAGAGGTTCTAGAACTGGCTCAAACCATCCAGAACTCACCATCTCTTTCGCTAGCAGGAATTGAGGTGTATGAGGGGGTAATTCACGGTGATAACGCAGAGCAAGATATTCGTACCTTCTTAAATCAGGCACTAGCATCTGTCGAAAGCCTCACATCAGATGGACTGATTGCAGGGCAACCGATTATCACGGGTGCAGGTTCCGCTTGGTATGACGTAGTTGCGGAATGTTTGGCGAATTTAACCGATTATTTGGCGATCATTCGTCCAGGTTGTTACGCCATTCACGATACTGGGATCTACCTAGATGCCCAAAGCAAGGTGTTGCAACGCGCCCAAGTTAATCAAGGCTATGCGTGTGAATTGGGTGGTGATTTAGAATCGGCGCTTGAGGTGTGGGCGTATGTAATCTCTCGCCCAGAGCCTACCAAGCTAGTGGTTGGGCTAGGCAAGCGTGATGTGGCCTTTGATGCGGGTTTACCGATTGCAGAGCGCGGCTATCGCAACGGCGAAGCTATATCAGTGAAAGGCTTAACCTCTACTGCCGTGATGGATCAACATACCTTTGTTGAAACCGACGGTTCTTCTGAAATTGAAGTGGGCGACATGATTGCGTTCTCGACCTCACACCCGTGTTTAACCTTCGACAAATGGCGCTACATTGCCATCAGCGATGACGAACATCAGGTTACCCACTGGGTAGAAACCTGCTTCTAG
- a CDS encoding N-acyl-D-amino-acid deacylase family protein has product MLFDTIIKNVEVFDGTGEQSFCADVAIRDGKIAEIGQIDHEDCGQLVEGAGLALAPGFIDVHTHDDTNVIRYPDCLPKISQGVTTVIVGNCGISASPTVLAGDPPDPMNLLGAQADFKYPTFAAYAQAVEQAQPAVNVAALVGHTTLRNQVMDDLQRTASEDDIAAMQTNLDLAMEQGALGLSSGLAYASAKQANANEVMQLAKVLSSHGGIYTTHMRTEFEEILSAMEEAFETGQYAKVPVVISHLKCAGAGNWGRTVEVLDLMDKVSEHQDVSCDCYPYSASSSTLDLKQVTDDFDIFITWSEAKPEHAGKTLKQIADEMTLPLMDAAKALQPAGAVYHCMDENDVKRVLKYKLTMVGSDGLPNDPHPHPRLWGTFPKVLGHYCRDEKLFSLPEAIHKMTGMSAQRYNLAGRGEVRCGACADLVLFDPKNIKDTATFENPISVAEGIECVFVNGELTYQQGKVKNNRSGVFIYRN; this is encoded by the coding sequence ATGTTGTTCGATACGATAATCAAAAATGTAGAGGTGTTTGACGGCACCGGCGAACAATCGTTTTGTGCCGATGTAGCAATCCGTGATGGAAAAATCGCCGAAATTGGTCAAATCGATCATGAAGATTGTGGCCAACTAGTAGAGGGAGCAGGCTTAGCATTGGCTCCTGGTTTTATTGATGTACACACACATGACGATACCAATGTAATTCGTTACCCAGATTGCCTGCCTAAGATCAGCCAAGGTGTCACAACCGTGATTGTTGGTAACTGTGGTATCAGTGCATCACCAACCGTTTTGGCTGGTGATCCACCTGACCCAATGAATCTTTTAGGCGCACAAGCTGACTTTAAATACCCAACCTTTGCGGCGTACGCACAAGCGGTAGAGCAAGCTCAACCGGCTGTAAACGTAGCAGCATTAGTCGGTCATACGACATTACGTAACCAAGTGATGGACGACCTGCAACGCACTGCAAGCGAAGACGACATCGCAGCGATGCAAACCAACCTTGATTTAGCGATGGAGCAAGGCGCATTAGGTTTGAGCTCTGGCCTGGCTTACGCAAGTGCTAAACAAGCGAACGCTAACGAAGTGATGCAGTTAGCGAAAGTGCTGTCTAGCCATGGCGGCATCTATACCACGCATATGCGTACCGAATTTGAAGAGATCTTAAGCGCGATGGAAGAAGCGTTTGAGACAGGACAATACGCGAAAGTGCCTGTTGTTATCTCCCACCTTAAATGTGCTGGTGCGGGTAACTGGGGTAGAACCGTTGAAGTACTCGACTTAATGGACAAGGTTTCTGAGCACCAAGATGTGTCTTGCGACTGCTACCCATACTCTGCGAGCTCTTCGACATTAGATTTGAAACAAGTGACCGACGATTTCGACATCTTCATTACTTGGTCTGAAGCAAAACCAGAACATGCAGGCAAAACGCTGAAGCAGATTGCTGATGAAATGACCCTACCCCTGATGGACGCAGCAAAAGCGCTTCAACCTGCGGGTGCGGTTTACCACTGCATGGATGAGAACGACGTAAAGCGTGTATTGAAATATAAACTGACCATGGTCGGTTCAGACGGTTTACCTAATGACCCGCATCCACACCCAAGATTGTGGGGTACCTTCCCGAAAGTTCTAGGTCACTACTGCCGAGATGAAAAACTGTTCTCGTTGCCAGAAGCGATTCACAAGATGACTGGAATGTCGGCTCAGCGTTACAACTTAGCTGGCCGAGGCGAAGTTCGCTGTGGTGCCTGTGCTGATTTAGTTTTATTTGATCCAAAGAATATTAAAGACACAGCAACATTTGAAAATCCTATTTCAGTTGCTGAGGGAATAGAATGCGTATTTGTAAATGGTGAGTTAACTTACCAGCAAGGAAAAGTAAAAAATAATCGTTCAGGTGTTTTTATTTACCGAAACTAG
- a CDS encoding RidA family protein: MTIKRYGVEGGTGTGGQHLPFARATEAGGFLYVSGQTPMTDGEVVEGGIVDQSRLAIQNCVDIMTEAGYGLEDVMHVKVVLTDSRYFQSFNKVFKEFFGANPPARICMVCDLVVDVKVEVDVTCYRADRV; the protein is encoded by the coding sequence ATGACTATTAAACGTTACGGTGTTGAAGGCGGTACAGGTACAGGCGGACAACATTTACCATTTGCACGTGCAACTGAAGCAGGTGGTTTCCTATACGTTTCTGGCCAGACACCGATGACAGATGGTGAAGTGGTTGAGGGTGGCATTGTTGACCAGTCTCGCCTAGCGATCCAAAACTGTGTCGATATCATGACTGAAGCGGGCTACGGCCTAGAAGACGTAATGCACGTAAAGGTTGTGCTAACGGATTCTCGTTACTTCCAATCTTTTAATAAGGTATTCAAAGAGTTCTTCGGTGCTAACCCACCGGCTCGTATCTGCATGGTCTGTGATCTAGTCGTAGACGTGAAAGTTGAAGTAGATGTGACTTGCTACCGCGCAGATCGCGTTTAA